One Triplophysa rosa linkage group LG8, Trosa_1v2, whole genome shotgun sequence genomic window, GACGAGGGCGAGCTGCGGAACGGCTGGCTCATTAAAACGCCCACCAAATCATTCGCCGTCTACGCCGCCACGGCAACGGAGAAGTCGGAATGGATGAGCCACATCAGTAAATGTGTCTCGGACCTGCTGGAGAAGAGCGGGAAATCTCCCACCGGGGAGCACGCCGCGGTCTGGGTGCCCGACTCCGAGGCGACCATATGCATGCGCTGCCAAAAGGTGAAGTTCACCCCCGTCAGCAGACGGCACCACTGCAGGAAATGTGGCTTTGTCGTGTGCGGCCCCTGTTCAGAAAAGAAGTTCCTGCTGCCCAGTCAGTCGTCCAAACCGGTTCGAGTCTGCGAGTTCTGTTACAAACAGCTCTCCACGGGCGCCACCCTGCCCCCCCGCTCGGACTCCTATAGTCGGTCCGGTTCAGAGTTCTCCTCTAATAACCTctctgatgatgaagatgaggatGACAGCAGTGACTGAGATTTACTTTCAGGAATATAGACAATCCATGAATTACGTCCCGTTATTTTAGTCTCTACGTTTCTTTCAGGGTTTAAATTTGCATTACAACTATTTTATTCTTGTGGCAACACTCTTTAGGCAACACAACTTACTCTAAAGAATTAAAGACCCTGTGAAAAAGAACAAATGTTTGATGGGAGTTCCTGCGTGTTTTCTGAACACTATTTGCACTACTTGCATACTCACAAGTAGTTTTTTACTGTCACGTCTCAATGGCGCCTCTCATTCTTAATAATTTAACAtcttatatatacattttttctatAGATTTATTCCTTTCAACCTTCTTTCCTCTTTACTTAAATTCTCTTTTTGCTGTCAC contains:
- the plekhf2 gene encoding pleckstrin homology domain-containing family F member 2, whose product is MVDRLANSEANSKRIAVVEACFGTAGQPLVIPGRVLIGEGVLTKLCRKKPKARQFFLFNDILVYGNIVIQKKKYNKQHIIPLESVTIDTVDDEGELRNGWLIKTPTKSFAVYAATATEKSEWMSHISKCVSDLLEKSGKSPTGEHAAVWVPDSEATICMRCQKVKFTPVSRRHHCRKCGFVVCGPCSEKKFLLPSQSSKPVRVCEFCYKQLSTGATLPPRSDSYSRSGSEFSSNNLSDDEDEDDSSD